In Corylus avellana chromosome ca8, CavTom2PMs-1.0, the genomic stretch ATCTTATCTGGTATGGAACATTTAAGCCCTCCCAACGAGCCATCGTCTCTGATTTCATTACCTCCCTCTCTACTCCCACACGCCCAATAGCCCAAGCTTCGGTTGCCACGTGGTGGAAAACCACCGACAAATACTACCACGTCGTCAATTCCAAGAAGCCCTCCGCTCTTGCACTCTCATTGGGTACCCAGATCGTTGATGAGACCTACTCTCTAGGCAAATCACTCTCGAATCAGCAAATTGTTGCGTTGGCATCGAAGGGAGGCCAGAAAAACGCCATTAACGTTGTTCTGACATCCGCTGACGTGGCAGTTGAAGGGTTCTGTATGAGCAAATGCGGGACTCATGGATCTTCAAAGGGTGCATCCGTGGACGGGAAGAGCTACAAGTTCGCTTATATTTGGGTTGGGAATTCAGAGACCCAGTGCCCGGGGCAATGCGCGTGGCCATTCCACCAGCCCATCTACGGGCCTCAGAGCCCACCTTTGATTGCACCCAACAACGACGTGGGTCTGGACGGCATGGTCGTCAACCTGGCAAGCCTTTTGGCTGGGACAGCCACGAACCCATTCGGAAATGGCTACTTCCAGGGTCCAAAGGAGGCGCCACTAGAAGCTGCATCGGCTTGTCCTGGTGTGTACGGGAAGGGGGCTTACCCTGGCTATGCTGGGAACCTCTTGGTGGACCCAACCACTGGCGCCAGCTACAATGCAAATGGTGCACATGGAAGGAAATACTTGCTTCCAGCTCTCTTTGACCCATCAACCCAAACTTGTTCAACTCTGGTCTGAGGGACGACCTTCCAAACGTGCCTACAAGTAACACGTTAATGTATACAATTAATAGATTAGCCACTAGaattaagaaatattaaaattctttgatttatttatttgtattacggttgaatattaaaaatacaaaatttattcATATCCCATGCTCAGACTTGTGGCTCTTTTTGCATTTATTAGTTATTGCCGTTCATTACTGCAGGGACATGCAGTGGTCTCAAAATTAATGACATTCAAGTCTAAATACGACTAATTTTAGGAGGTCTACttgtgttttattaaaaatgatgtggctattaaaattactattgggtttgtgattaatcattattgagtTTCGATCCAagaatgattttaatagccatattATTTTTAGTAGGATGCAAGTAGAACACAAGTAAGCTATTTAGAATTACTCGTCTAAATACTGATTTACTTCATCAAAACAATTCCGCTGCGCAAAAATGTTGGGAATTTTTTGTAAATTCCGtttgataaattaaaatgtCGCATTTTTGTACGCTTATCTCATGCTTTAAAttccttttattgtttttttggttagaatgttgaaaatatttttatttaaaaaataaggtaaacattccaaccaaaaaaaggaaagaaaaaaaaactgaaaagattTGTCACCAGCGTCCGGCGGCTGTGGGTCAGTTACCCGTAGTGTGGCCGCGGGTGAGAgttcaaccctttttttttattatttttttaaaagaaaaagggtattTCAAGTATTttggtgaaattaaaagagattGAGACATTGACATTCCAGTGGAAATGAAATTTCCCCATTGAAAATTAATATACAAAGTATTTTTGGTGAgttccatgaaaaaaaaaacacgttagattttgtttaaatttaagttttttttttttttttttttgacattttcgaATATGTTAGATTTTGTCTAAATCTAAGTTGAGTGGTGTTAATTGATTATTGATGACATAAGCACCACCCTTAATTGATTGTATGGTTTTTACTTTGTAGGACATGAAGCGATATGAAtaaccttttattattattattgttgttgatattattattattattatttaattaatttttatggtAGCTAATTGATCTATTAATCTTGAATGAGATCTAAAGGCTAAATCAAATCTCACTTTTTCCTCCAAAGCAGCCGCTCTCATCACATAGCAAGTAAAGTTGGATGATACAAATAGATGTAATCTTATTGGATTCAGGGGCGGAACCTCTCTTCACCTTTAGGTTTATTCGTCCCTCTAAAACTTAATAGATGTCacaaaaatttgaatatttttttaaaaaacataatttttatccTCAAAATATTGATTTACTAAGTTTTGTCCCTCCCCTCATAATTTTAATCCTGCTCCCCAATTGGAGCTAAGATGATGTCCATGGAATTGTTTAGTATATCCATAGATAGCTCACAATCCATGCAGCAATTGATTAGCAAGATGCAAGACCTTAATTTGGCGTTTGAGGTAACGAGCAAATGAAGGACTCGGATTGATGCTCGAGTAACGTCAGACTAAGATCCATACAATGTTTTGAGTTTAGACATACTCTCGTTTGGAAAGATAACTTCATTGCAGTACATTCTATATGTGTTTATTTGACTGACAATGGAGATGAGTGAATATATCCTGCTGTCTCACTGTGTTAGTCCCATTCGTCATATTTATGACTATTTTATGCCTTCGTTGACCTTTGACTATGTCATGCGATGAAGGTCTTGATATATGCTACTATAGTGTGTTGTGTTGTCTATGACCATGATTGATGCAATGTAAAGGAGCATGACTGAAAAAGCAATTGGACCAAATTTGAGTTACATGAAGGCGAAGAGAAAACTATTCGATAACACATCATTGAGTGTATTCATTGTCGACGGGTTATGACGATAGCAACATAATCTTGAATACATCATGGTAAAGAAGGGTACGTAGGTTAAGCATTgttctaatctttttttttttttgaacttaaaaaaaaaaaaaaaaaaaaaaaagcaagctTGATTAGATGTGTTCAAATGAGTCTAGGGCATAACGAGATGATTTAAAGGATGTTATGCTTGTCTTTCTGGTAAAGATTAGGTATAAGACTCCAGAAACAGAACTGGCAGGGAGTCGATATAGGCCATGGCCCTACCATTTGTTTAGAAAACAAATTACACAAGGTAAAATCAGTATGCTTTAACTATTTTTCCTAACCATGCACAATTTTGGACCCTTGCCATAGAATCTAAAAAGGCCAATTGGCCCTATAAGTCAAAAGGAGTCAAAAGGCTTCTCTCCTTCCTCGAGCCGCTTCTAGTGAGAGAAGCTCTTCCCACTCTCTAGTTTGAGCTTTCCTTTTCctggttttccttttcttctcttttcctttcctttcctttccttcctCTCCTCTGTTTCGTTCCCCCACCCTTCAGCTAGTTATGGACCTTCTCATCTCTCAAACTGAAGCTCTTAACTGGTCAGACAAACCTCCTTCCCTTATTCCCACAGTTACCAATAGTGAAGCCCCTCCCTGTATCCTTGCTGGCCGGGTTATTTCCCTTCGTCCTACCACAAAAAGTactgtaaaatttaatctagAAACTGCTTGGCATTTTCTATCCTCAATATCCATAGAAGAGACTGAAGCCAAAAACACTTTTCTCTTCACCTTTGAAAATCAGCAGGATTTGCAACGTGTTTTGGACCTATCCCCGTGGAACATACGTGGTCATCCACTTATCCTCAAGTATTGGGATCCTAGAATGACTCTCTCAGAGCTAGACTTCTCTAAAGGAGAATATTGGATTCAAGTGCATAATTTACCCCTTGAATTAATGACCGCTCAGAATGCGGATATCCTTGGCGGGCAGCTAGGGACTCTACTGGAAAAGGAGTCCTTCCGACGTGAATTCCTCAGGATTAAGGTCCTCATTCCCCTGCACCAACCCCTGGCTTCGGGGTTTTATCAGGAACGTTAAGGTAAACCTTCCTCTTGGGTACAACTGAAGTACGAAAGACTATCAGATTTTTGCTTTTCTTGTGGCAGATTGGGTCATGCAAAAATATATTGTCCAGCTGGGCCTCCTTCCAAATCTTTCACACCTTTTGGTCCTGTTATGCGAGCGAAAACCCCTCCCCAACAAAAAACTGTTAACATGAACCCCATCCATAAAGCCAATTCTCCTCCCGTCATTCCACCTCATTTTGAGACTTTCAAACCCCTTGTCCCCACTCCTTCCCCTTCAAAGGGAAAAACCCATTCGAATGAGGCTTCTAGCTCTCTTCCTGCCCCCATGGATACAACTGAGTCCATTTACTCTACCTCGACTCAGTTCACAAAAACCCAGTCCCATCATCCCACTCCCCTAGGTCAGCCTAAGTCTCAATCTCTTACAATCATCCCCTCATCGAGCCCATCCCCTGGCACTGAGTCTATCTCTACCATACCCTCCCATCGCTTCTCTTTAAACACTCCACCTCTTTTCCAAGTTACCAGTAACCCTACTGTCCCATCTAATATTTCGCAAGCTCT encodes the following:
- the LOC132189989 gene encoding protein PHOSPHATE-INDUCED 1-like; this encodes MASFVSTHFFLQLLLVISFFHFSSAARRLAESDETQQPLLFQYHSGPLLTGKIAINLIWYGTFKPSQRAIVSDFITSLSTPTRPIAQASVATWWKTTDKYYHVVNSKKPSALALSLGTQIVDETYSLGKSLSNQQIVALASKGGQKNAINVVLTSADVAVEGFCMSKCGTHGSSKGASVDGKSYKFAYIWVGNSETQCPGQCAWPFHQPIYGPQSPPLIAPNNDVGLDGMVVNLASLLAGTATNPFGNGYFQGPKEAPLEAASACPGVYGKGAYPGYAGNLLVDPTTGASYNANGAHGRKYLLPALFDPSTQTCSTLV